The proteins below come from a single Perca flavescens isolate YP-PL-M2 chromosome 8, PFLA_1.0, whole genome shotgun sequence genomic window:
- the hacd3 gene encoding very-long-chain (3R)-3-hydroxyacyl-CoA dehydratase yields the protein MPLTPLVYWAQRHEDIYLRVELTDAQNIDVNVNDNVLQFRAQGHGAKGQNEYEFSLEFLLPVKSEVSHKSTQRQVNITVRKEQRGWWKRLMLQERKPVFLAPDFDRWLDESDAEMEIREKEEKRNLLKASRHKEEGFVSLKTGFLFVYNLVQFLGFSWIFVNMTVRLFIFGQDSLYDTFHTISDVMFFCQILAAVEVLNAAFGVVQTGVIPTFIQVVGRNFILFIIFGSLEEMHNQPVVFFVFYLWSTIEIFRYPFDMLGCLNTEWKTLTWLRYTIWIPLYPLGVIAEAVAVLQSIPIFDETKLFSIPLPKAVGTSISFSYVLHIYLVLVFLGLFINFRHLYKQRKRRFCTKKRKAN from the exons ATGCCACTCACACCTCTCGTTTACTGGGCTCAACGCCATGAAGATATTTACCTGCGAGTGGAGCTGACAGACGCCCAG aatatTGATGTCAATGTGAATGACAACGTGCTTCAGTTTAGAG CCCAGGGCCACGGTGCAAAAGGACAAAATGAATATGAGTTCAGCTTGGAGTTTCTTTTACCAGTAAAGTCAGAG GTGAGCCACAAGTCCACGCAGCGTCAGGTGAATATTACAGTGCGAAAAGAGCAGCGAGGCTGGTGGAAAAGACTGATGCTACAGGAGCGCAAACCAGTCTTCCTGGCACCGGACTTTGACCGTTGGCTGGACGAGTCAGATGCTGAGATGGAGATCCGGGAAAAG gaggagaaaaggAACCTGCTGAAGGCATCAAGGCATAAAGAGGAAG GTTTTGTCAGCCTGAAAACAGGatttttgtttgtatataaccTGGTGCAGTTTCTTGGTTTTTCGTGGATCTTTGTCAACATGACCGTGCGGCTCTTTATCTTTGGCCAAG ATTCTCTCTACGACACATTTCACACCATATCAGATGTGATGTTCTTCTGCCAGATCCTGGCAGCAGTAGAGGTCCTCAATGCTGCTTTCGGTGTAGTCCAGACAGGTGTTATTCCAACTTTTATACAG GTAGTTGGAAGAAATTTTATCCTCTTCATAATTTTTGGTAGTTTGGAAGAAATGCATAACCAGCCAGTTGTGTTCTTCGTTTTCTATCTGTGGAGCACCATTGAGATTTTTAG GTATCCATTTGACATGCTGGGCTGTTTAAATACAGAATGGAAAACTCTCACTTGGCTGCGGTACACAATCTGGATACCACTGTACCCATTAGGTGTTATAGCTGAAG CTGTTGCTGTGCTACAATCCATTCCCATCTTTGACGAGACCAAACTCTTCAGCATTCCTCTGCCGAAAGCTGTCGGTACCTCCATCAGCTTCTCTTACGTCCTTCACATCTATCTTGTACTCGTGTTTCTGG GTCTTTTTATCAACTTTCGTCATCTTTACAAGCAAAGGAAGAGGCGTTTCTGTACCAAGAAGAGGAAAGCAAATTGA
- the slc24a1 gene encoding sodium/potassium/calcium exchanger 1: MYCTRRKRLQLSRVLFLLCGVFLCTLYQLTISARLYKPLPMPQIGEDFGEGSTGGVDEATVETRGLEEPLTATRELEPTDQTTPGMHGVDHSDTTSDFKASTPTESPPSPTTNRTLVHCIYVAPEPPLEKPTPTPAPSVTTITPASPGEAPHIKGEYPEDLFSIEDRRQGWVILHIFGMMYMFISLAIVCDEFFVPALGVITDKLAISQDVAGATFMAAGGSAPELFTSLIGVFIAHSNVGIGTIVGSAVFNILFVIGMCALFSREVLHLTWWPLFRDVSFYILGLILLIIFFLDNVIMWWESMMLVACYTLYVIFMKFNVQIERTFKTLLLNNKNIVRLIAVENPEKVSTPANGDAEYNVHPAPENKSQLKLKPSLQRGGSSASLHNSTMRNTIFQLMIHTLDPLGEEKFKDKAETLNNVARRTAESKTQDQIEDGGGKTEPTKEPEAAPAPATEKKDQPEDIKEDLPAGDDGSGSSDSDEDDSNEDSDESSEEENDEEEEDEDEGKKKEEEKEDEPLSLDWPDTPRKQATYLFLLPIIFPLWLTVPDVRNKKSRKFFVVTFLGSILWIAIFSYLMVWWAHQVGETIGISEEIMGLTILAAGTSIPDLITSVIVARKGLGDMAVSSSVGSNIFDITVGLPVPWLLYSSFHGFAPVTVSSNGLFCTIVLLFIMLLFTIISIASCKWKMNKLLGSTMFLLYFIFLVLSVMLEDRIIICPVSI; this comes from the exons ATGTATTGTACAAGAAGGAAGCGACTGCAGCTGAGCCGGGTCCTGTTTCTCCTCTGTGGGGTTTTTCTCTGTACCCTCTACCAGCTGACCATCAGTGCCAGACTGTACAAGCCTTTGCCAATGCCTCAGATTGGAGAGGACTTTGGAGAAGGTTCAACAGGGGGGGTTGACGAGGCTACAGTAGAGACTCGGGGGCTGGAGGAACCTCTCACTGCAACACGTGAATTAGAGCCCACAGATCAAACAACACCAGGGATGCATGGTGTAGATCATTCAGATACAACTTCAGATTTTAAAGCATCCACCCCCACTGAATCTCCACCATCACCAACTACAAACCGGACTCTTGTGCATTGCATCTACGTGGCCCCTGAGCCTCCCCTGGAGAAACCCACGCCCACACCAGCTCCTTCTGTGACCACCATCACTCCAGCTTCTCCTGGTGAAGCTCCACATATAAAGGGTGAATACCCTGAAGATCTTTTCTCTATTGAAGACCGTAGACAAGGCTGGGTGATACTCCACATTTTTGGGATGATGTACATGTTCATTTCACTTGCAATTGTGTGTGATGAGTTCTTTGTTCCTGCACTGGGTGTAATAACAGACAAGTTAGCTATTTCTCAAGATGTAGCAGGAGCCACCTTTATGGCTGCTGGAGGTTCTGCTCCTGAGCTTTTCACATCCTTGATAGGAGTATTCATCGCTCACAGCAATGTGGGTATTGGCACAATTGTTGGTTCAGcagttttcaacattttgtttgtgATTGGAATGTGTGCTTTGTTTTCACGGGAGGTGCTACATCTAACCTGGTGGCCACTTTTCAGAGATGTATCCTTCTACATACTTGGCCTAATCTTActcatcatcttcttcttgGATAATGTCATAATGTGGTGGGAGAGCATGATGCTGGTGGCCTGTTACACTCTCTATGTAATTTTCATGAAGTTCAACGTGCAAATAGAGCGGACCTTTAAGACTCTACTGCTCAACAACAAGAACATTGTCAGACTTATTGCTGTGGAAAACCCTGAAAAGGTAAGCACTCCT GCAAATGGGGACGCTGAATATAATGTCCATCCTGCTCCAGAGAACAAGAGTCagttaaag TTGAAGCCATCCCTTCAGCGAGGGGGAAGCTCAGCTTCTTTACACAACAGCACCATGAGAAACACCATCTTCCAACTTATGATCCACACATTAGATCCTCTAGGAGAGG AGAAATTTAAGGATAAGGCTGAGACACTGAATAATGTGGCTAGACGGACGGCAGAGAGCAAAACTCAAGACCAAATTGAAG ATGGTGGAGGAAAAACTGAACCGACCAAAGAGCCAGAGGCTGCCCCAGCCCCAGCAACTGAGAAGAAGGATCAACCAGAGGACATTAAG GAGGATTTGCCAGCAGGAGACGATGGGTCAGGAAGCTCTGACAGTGATGAAGATGACAGCAATGAAGACAGCGATGAGTCCAGTGAAGAAGAaaatgatgaggaggaggaagatgaagatgaggggaagaaaaaagaagaggagaaagaagatGAACCTCTGTCTTTAGATTGGCCTGACACACCACGTAAACAAGCCACCTACCTCTTCCTGCTACCCATAATCTTCCCTCTGTGGCTCACAGTTCCAGATGTACGCAACAAG AAATCCAGAAAATTTTTTGTGGTCACCTTCCTGGGCTCCATTCTGTGGATTGCTATCTTCTCCTACCTCATGGTGTGGTGGGCCCATCAG GTGGGTGAGACCATCGGCATCTCAGAGGAGATTATGGGCCTTACTATCCTGGCTGCAGGGACATCCATTCCTGACCTTATTACCAGTGTGATAGTGGCACGTAAAGGCCTGGGGGACATGGCTGTGTCCAGCTCAGTGGGCAGTAACATCTTTGACATCACAGTGGG TCTTCCTGTGCCATGGCTCCTCTACTCATCATTCCACGGTTTTGCTCCAGTGACCGTCAGCAGCAACGGGCTCTTCTGTACCATCGTGCTGCTCTTTATCATGCTCCTCTTTACCATCATCTCCATTGCATCCTGTAAGTGGAAGATGAATAAGTTGCTGGGTTCCACAATGTTCCTGCTCTACTTTATTTTCCTGGTGCTTAGCGTGATGCTGGAGGATCGCATCATTATCTGCCCAGTTTCTATATGA
- the ints14 gene encoding integrator complex subunit 14: MPTVVLMDVSLSMTRPVSLDSSEEFQRKNLAVHGLNMLFEHMASNYRMEFTALMAFSSLWELLVPFTRDYNALQEALGNLEDYDKTCVESALNGVSNVVQQEWGSACPCQVVLVTDGSLGIGKGSLRHSLHTLKHRGDDKKFPLPFPFPTKLFIMSVANAEELQMTDAMDNLEELLCLSGGDGQIFTVEGPLCMKSVQAMFGRLIDHAYSPFHAVLHCGNLSSDVQVFPRPEPIVMDEEVEPMPRSVNTDLEIVGFIEIADISSPPVISRHLVLPINVNKEVDEVGTGATDELEEEPSASQMAGKSPNFCVLLHGSLKVEGMVALVQLGPEWYGMLYSQADSKKKSNLMMSLFEPGPDPLPWLGKITHLGPISEAAENPYGEDDSKSPFPLQPPVKRSYAQNVTVWIKASGLQTDVQKILRNARKLPDKTQTFYKELNRLRKAALAFGFWELLKGMADLLERECTLLPDSAHPDAAFQLSHAAQQLKLASTGDSQYAAFDHNIAPMHTDFSS, encoded by the exons ATGCCTACCGTGGTCTTAATGGACGTGTCTCTGTCCATGACACGGCCAGTGTCGCTGGATAGCAGCGAGGAGTTTCAGAGGAAGAACCTGGCTGTCCACGGACTAAATATGTTGTTTGAACACATGGCCTCAAACTACCGCATGGAGTTCACAGCACTGATGGCCTTTTCTTCCCTTTGGGAGCTCCTGGTGCCTTTCACCAGAGATTACAATGCATTACAG GAGGCTCTCGGCAACCTGGAAGACTATGACAAGACCTGTGTTGAATCAGCTCTTAATGGAGTTAGTAACGTGGTACAGCAGGAGTGGGGCAGTGCCTGTCCCTGTCAG GTGGTGCTGGTTACTGATGGATCTCTTGGTATTGGAAAGGGTTCGCTACGTCACTCCTTACACACACTGAAGCATCGTGGGGATGACAAGAAGTTCCCACTCCCTTTCCCTTTCCCTACCAAACTGTTCATCATGTCTGTAGCCAATGCAGAGGAG TTACAGATGACTGATGCCATGGACAACTTGGAGGAACTACTTTGTCTCAGCGGAGGGGATGGACAGATCTTCACAGTGGAGGGTCCACTTTGCATGAAGAGTGTACAGGCCATGTTTGG GAGGCTGATTGATCACGCGTACTCTCCCTTCCATGCTGTCCTGCACTGTGGGAACTTATCGTCAGACGTTCAGGTGtttcctcggcctgagcctatTGTGATGGATGAAGAGGTGGAGCCCATGCCCCGATCAGTCAATACAG ATTTGGAAATTGTGGGCTTCATTGAAATTGCTGACATTTCCAGTCCTCCTGTTATTTCCAGACACCTGGTATTGCCTATTAATGTAAACAAAG AGGTGGATGAAGTTGGCACAGGAGCCACAGATGAGCTTGAGGAGGAACCTTCTGCCAGTCAAATGGCAGGCAAAAGTCCAAATTTCTGTGTACTTTTACATGGCAGCCTTAAAGTGGAGGGCATGGTGGCTCTGGTCCAGCTGGG GCCAGAGTGGTACGGCATGCTGTATTCCCAAGCAGACAGCAAGAAGAAATCCAACCTTATGATGTCTCTGTTTGAGCCTGGTCCAGACCCTCTGCCTTGGCTGGGCAAGATCACACATTTGGGACCGATATCAG AGGCTGCTGAAAATCCTTATGGAGAGGATGACAGTAAAAGTCCTTTCCCTTTGCAGCCCCCAGTCAAACGAAGCTATGCCCAGAATGTCACTGTGTGGATTAAGGCCAGTGGACTGCAG ACCGATGTGCAGAAGATCCTGAGGAATGCAAGGAAATTGCCCGATAAAACTCAAACCTTCTACAAG GAGCTGAACCGTCTTCGGAAGGCTGCGTTGGCTTTCGGTTTCTGGGAGCTCCTGAAGGGAATGGCCGATCTGCTAGAGAGAGAGTGCACCCTGCTGCCAGACTCGGCCCATCCGGATGCTGCTTTCCAGCTCTCCCACGCTGCACAGCAACTCAAACTGGCCAGCACTGGTGACTCCCAGTATGCTGCTTTTGATCACAACATTGCTCCCATGCACACTGACTTCTCCAGCTGA